Proteins from a genomic interval of Nasonia vitripennis strain AsymCx chromosome 3, Nvit_psr_1.1, whole genome shotgun sequence:
- the LOC100115257 gene encoding broad-complex core protein isoforms 1/2/3/4/5 isoform X3 produces MVDTQHFCLRWNNYQSSITSAFENLRDDEDFVDVTLACDGKSLKAHRVVLSACSPYFRELLKSTPCKHPVIVLQDVAFSDLHALVEFIYHGEVNVHQRSLSSFLKTAEVLRVSGLTQQADQTDRDELSHVRALAAGAPIGGVGGGGGNHLPPHDKLGDEGFPRGGSPPTPVTPTPTTVQQLLRRAQIRRNERHTPDPHDDSAKRQRVLSPPLNNNDATPTDFSMVKNNHKIEGNGLHEENGPLEDGIKCEPLELTGDRNNAGGNITGAGGNGGPQLNANNEDSSDSGAAASDRPPASASSNEHENEPEHPPTPNYMADSKLFASTPGSFNFSMAALTDHTPLSVKFPGLGHGLQTPDLAGTSQGLLAGSGGVTDEFRCEPCNKNLTSLTRLKRHIQNVHTRPSKEPICNICKRVYSSLNSLRNHKSIYHRQHNKNAEQQRKEDEQQQQQQQQQQQQQQQSLYQQSRIA; encoded by the exons ATGGTAGATACACAACACTTTTGCCTGCGATGGAATAATTACCAGAGCAGCATCACATCGGCATTCGAGAACCTGCGAGATGACGAGGACTTCGTCGACGTCACACTTGCCTGCGATGGCAAGAGCCTCAAAGCACACCGGGTCGTCCTCTCGGCCTGCAGCCCCTACTTCAGGGAGCTTCTCAAG AGCACACCGTGCAAGCATCCGGTGATAGTACTGCAGGACGTTGCATTCAGCGACCTGCACGCCCTGGTCGAGTTCATCTACCACGGCGAAGTAAACGTCCACCAGCGCTCTCTCAGTAGCTTCCTGAAAACCGCCGAGGTTCTCAGGGTATCCGGACTCACGCAACAGGCCGATCAGACCGACAGGGATGAG CTGTCGCACGTGCGAGCTCTCGCTGCCGGAGCGCCGATCGGCGGCgtcggcggtggcggcggcaaTCACCTGCCTCCACACGACAAGCTCGGCGACGAGGGCTTCCCCCGGGGTGGCTCGCCGCCGACGCCCGTGACGCCGACGCCCACGACGGTCCAGCAGCTGCTGCGTCGCGCCCAGATTCGCCGCAACGAAAGGCACACGCCCGATCCCCACGACGACTCGGCCAAGCGGCAGCGGGTCCTGTCGCCGCCTCTGAACAACAACGACGCGACCCCTACCGACTTCTCCATGGTCAAGAACAACCACAAGATCGAGGGCAACGGCCTTCACGAGGAGAACGGTCCGCTCGAGGACGGCATCAAGTGCGAGCCACTCGAGCTCACCGGCGACCGCAACAACGCCGGCGGAAACATCACCGGCGCGGGCGGCAACGGCGGTCCCCAGCTCAACGCCAACAACGAGGATAGCTCGGACTCCGGCGCGGCAGCCTCGGACCGACCCCCGGCGTCGGCCAGCAGCAACGAGCACGAGAACGAGCCCGAGCATCCACCCACGCCCAACTACATGGCCGACAGCAAACTCTTCGCCTCGACGCCCGGTAGCTTCAACTTTAGCATGGCCGCGCTCACCGATCACACGCCGCTATCAG TGAAATTTCCAGGCTTGGGCCACGGACTACAGACGCCGGACCTGGCCGGAACTTCGCAAG GTCTGTTGGCTGGCAGCGGCGGCGTGACCGATGAGTTTCGATGCGAGCCCTGCAACAAAAACCTGACCTCCCTAACGCGCTTGAAGCGACACATACAGAACGTACACACGAGGCCGAGCAAGGAGCCGATCTGTAACATCTGCAAGAGGGTTTACTCCAGCCTCAACAGTCTGCGTAACCACAAGAGCATCTACCATCGGCAGCACAACAAAAACGCCGAGCAACAGCGCAAGGAGgatgagcagcagcagcagcagcagcaacagcaacagcagcaacagcaacagtcGTTATACCAACAGTCGCGTATCGCGTGA
- the LOC100115257 gene encoding broad-complex core protein isoforms 1/2/3/4/5 isoform X4, with the protein MVDTQHFCLRWNNYQSSITSAFENLRDDEDFVDVTLACDGKSLKAHRVVLSACSPYFRELLKSTPCKHPVIVLQDVAFSDLHALVEFIYHGEVNVHQRSLSSFLKTAEVLRVSGLTQQADQTDRDELSHVRALAAGAPIGGVGGGGGNHLPPHDKLGDEGFPRGGSPPTPVTPTPTTVQQLLRRAQIRRNERHTPDPHDDSAKRQRVLSPPLNNNDATPTDFSMVKNNHKIEGNGLHEENGPLEDGIKCEPLELTGDRNNAGGNITGAGGNGGPQLNANNEDSSDSGAAASDRPPASASSNEHENEPEHPPTPNYMADSKLFASTPGSFNFSMAALTDHTPLSGLGHGLQTPDLAGTSQGLLAGSGGVTDEFRCEPCNKNLTSLTRLKRHIQNVHTRPSKEPICNICKRVYSSLNSLRNHKSIYHRQHNKNAEQQRKEDEQQQQQQQQQQQQQQQSLYQQSRIA; encoded by the exons ATGGTAGATACACAACACTTTTGCCTGCGATGGAATAATTACCAGAGCAGCATCACATCGGCATTCGAGAACCTGCGAGATGACGAGGACTTCGTCGACGTCACACTTGCCTGCGATGGCAAGAGCCTCAAAGCACACCGGGTCGTCCTCTCGGCCTGCAGCCCCTACTTCAGGGAGCTTCTCAAG AGCACACCGTGCAAGCATCCGGTGATAGTACTGCAGGACGTTGCATTCAGCGACCTGCACGCCCTGGTCGAGTTCATCTACCACGGCGAAGTAAACGTCCACCAGCGCTCTCTCAGTAGCTTCCTGAAAACCGCCGAGGTTCTCAGGGTATCCGGACTCACGCAACAGGCCGATCAGACCGACAGGGATGAG CTGTCGCACGTGCGAGCTCTCGCTGCCGGAGCGCCGATCGGCGGCgtcggcggtggcggcggcaaTCACCTGCCTCCACACGACAAGCTCGGCGACGAGGGCTTCCCCCGGGGTGGCTCGCCGCCGACGCCCGTGACGCCGACGCCCACGACGGTCCAGCAGCTGCTGCGTCGCGCCCAGATTCGCCGCAACGAAAGGCACACGCCCGATCCCCACGACGACTCGGCCAAGCGGCAGCGGGTCCTGTCGCCGCCTCTGAACAACAACGACGCGACCCCTACCGACTTCTCCATGGTCAAGAACAACCACAAGATCGAGGGCAACGGCCTTCACGAGGAGAACGGTCCGCTCGAGGACGGCATCAAGTGCGAGCCACTCGAGCTCACCGGCGACCGCAACAACGCCGGCGGAAACATCACCGGCGCGGGCGGCAACGGCGGTCCCCAGCTCAACGCCAACAACGAGGATAGCTCGGACTCCGGCGCGGCAGCCTCGGACCGACCCCCGGCGTCGGCCAGCAGCAACGAGCACGAGAACGAGCCCGAGCATCCACCCACGCCCAACTACATGGCCGACAGCAAACTCTTCGCCTCGACGCCCGGTAGCTTCAACTTTAGCATGGCCGCGCTCACCGATCACACGCCGCTATCAG GCTTGGGCCACGGACTACAGACGCCGGACCTGGCCGGAACTTCGCAAG GTCTGTTGGCTGGCAGCGGCGGCGTGACCGATGAGTTTCGATGCGAGCCCTGCAACAAAAACCTGACCTCCCTAACGCGCTTGAAGCGACACATACAGAACGTACACACGAGGCCGAGCAAGGAGCCGATCTGTAACATCTGCAAGAGGGTTTACTCCAGCCTCAACAGTCTGCGTAACCACAAGAGCATCTACCATCGGCAGCACAACAAAAACGCCGAGCAACAGCGCAAGGAGgatgagcagcagcagcagcagcagcaacagcaacagcagcaacagcaacagtcGTTATACCAACAGTCGCGTATCGCGTGA
- the LOC100115257 gene encoding broad-complex core protein isoform X8, with translation MVDTQHFCLRWNNYQSSITSAFENLRDDEDFVDVTLACDGKSLKAHRVVLSACSPYFRELLKSTPCKHPVIVLQDVAFSDLHALVEFIYHGEVNVHQRSLSSFLKTAEVLRVSGLTQQADQTDRDELSHVRALAAGAPIGGVGGGGGNHLPPHDKLGDEGFPRGGSPPTPVTPTPTTVQQLLRRAQIRRNERHTPDPHDDSAKRQRVLSPPLNNNDATPTDFSMVKNNHKIEGNGLHEENGPLEDGIKCEPLELTGDRNNAGGNITGAGGNGGPQLNANNEDSSDSGAAASDRPPASASSNEHENEPEHPPTPNYMADSKLFASTPGSFNFSMAALTDHTPLSVKFPGLGHGLQTPDLAGTSQGPPSAILAMRLSHPLHGSLLPPGVCYTCDVCGKTLSTKLTLKRHKEQQHFQPLNSAVCALCHKVFRTLNSLNNHKSIYHRRQK, from the exons ATGGTAGATACACAACACTTTTGCCTGCGATGGAATAATTACCAGAGCAGCATCACATCGGCATTCGAGAACCTGCGAGATGACGAGGACTTCGTCGACGTCACACTTGCCTGCGATGGCAAGAGCCTCAAAGCACACCGGGTCGTCCTCTCGGCCTGCAGCCCCTACTTCAGGGAGCTTCTCAAG AGCACACCGTGCAAGCATCCGGTGATAGTACTGCAGGACGTTGCATTCAGCGACCTGCACGCCCTGGTCGAGTTCATCTACCACGGCGAAGTAAACGTCCACCAGCGCTCTCTCAGTAGCTTCCTGAAAACCGCCGAGGTTCTCAGGGTATCCGGACTCACGCAACAGGCCGATCAGACCGACAGGGATGAG CTGTCGCACGTGCGAGCTCTCGCTGCCGGAGCGCCGATCGGCGGCgtcggcggtggcggcggcaaTCACCTGCCTCCACACGACAAGCTCGGCGACGAGGGCTTCCCCCGGGGTGGCTCGCCGCCGACGCCCGTGACGCCGACGCCCACGACGGTCCAGCAGCTGCTGCGTCGCGCCCAGATTCGCCGCAACGAAAGGCACACGCCCGATCCCCACGACGACTCGGCCAAGCGGCAGCGGGTCCTGTCGCCGCCTCTGAACAACAACGACGCGACCCCTACCGACTTCTCCATGGTCAAGAACAACCACAAGATCGAGGGCAACGGCCTTCACGAGGAGAACGGTCCGCTCGAGGACGGCATCAAGTGCGAGCCACTCGAGCTCACCGGCGACCGCAACAACGCCGGCGGAAACATCACCGGCGCGGGCGGCAACGGCGGTCCCCAGCTCAACGCCAACAACGAGGATAGCTCGGACTCCGGCGCGGCAGCCTCGGACCGACCCCCGGCGTCGGCCAGCAGCAACGAGCACGAGAACGAGCCCGAGCATCCACCCACGCCCAACTACATGGCCGACAGCAAACTCTTCGCCTCGACGCCCGGTAGCTTCAACTTTAGCATGGCCGCGCTCACCGATCACACGCCGCTATCAG TGAAATTTCCAGGCTTGGGCCACGGACTACAGACGCCGGACCTGGCCGGAACTTCGCAAG GACCGCCTTCTGCGATCCTAGCAATGCGACTGTCACACCCGTTACACGGCAGTCTCCTGCCCCCGGGCGTCTGCTATACCTGCGACGTATGCGGCAAGACCCTCTCGACGAAGCTGACGCTCAAGCGGCACAAGGAGCAGCAGCACTTCCAGCCGCTGAACAGCGCCGTCTGCGCCCTCTGCCACAAGGTCTTCAGGACCCTGAACAGCCTCAACAACCACAAGAGCATCTACCATCGGCGGCAGAAATAG
- the LOC100115257 gene encoding broad-complex core protein isoform X11, translating to MVDTQHFCLRWNNYQSSITSAFENLRDDEDFVDVTLACDGKSLKAHRVVLSACSPYFRELLKSTPCKHPVIVLQDVAFSDLHALVEFIYHGEVNVHQRSLSSFLKTAEVLRVSGLTQQADQTDRDELSHVRALAAGAPIGGVGGGGGNHLPPHDKLGDEGFPRGGSPPTPVTPTPTTVQQLLRRAQIRRNERHTPDPHDDSAKRQRVLSPPLNNNDATPTDFSMVKNNHKIEGNGLHEENGPLEDGIKCEPLELTGDRNNAGGNITGAGGNGGPQLNANNEDSSDSGAAASDRPPASASSNEHENEPEHPPTPNYMADSKLFASTPGSFNFSMAALTDHTPLSVKFPGLGHGLQTPDLAGTSQAMRLSHPLHGSLLPPGVCYTCDVCGKTLSTKLTLKRHKEQQHFQPLNSAVCALCHKVFRTLNSLNNHKSIYHRRQK from the exons ATGGTAGATACACAACACTTTTGCCTGCGATGGAATAATTACCAGAGCAGCATCACATCGGCATTCGAGAACCTGCGAGATGACGAGGACTTCGTCGACGTCACACTTGCCTGCGATGGCAAGAGCCTCAAAGCACACCGGGTCGTCCTCTCGGCCTGCAGCCCCTACTTCAGGGAGCTTCTCAAG AGCACACCGTGCAAGCATCCGGTGATAGTACTGCAGGACGTTGCATTCAGCGACCTGCACGCCCTGGTCGAGTTCATCTACCACGGCGAAGTAAACGTCCACCAGCGCTCTCTCAGTAGCTTCCTGAAAACCGCCGAGGTTCTCAGGGTATCCGGACTCACGCAACAGGCCGATCAGACCGACAGGGATGAG CTGTCGCACGTGCGAGCTCTCGCTGCCGGAGCGCCGATCGGCGGCgtcggcggtggcggcggcaaTCACCTGCCTCCACACGACAAGCTCGGCGACGAGGGCTTCCCCCGGGGTGGCTCGCCGCCGACGCCCGTGACGCCGACGCCCACGACGGTCCAGCAGCTGCTGCGTCGCGCCCAGATTCGCCGCAACGAAAGGCACACGCCCGATCCCCACGACGACTCGGCCAAGCGGCAGCGGGTCCTGTCGCCGCCTCTGAACAACAACGACGCGACCCCTACCGACTTCTCCATGGTCAAGAACAACCACAAGATCGAGGGCAACGGCCTTCACGAGGAGAACGGTCCGCTCGAGGACGGCATCAAGTGCGAGCCACTCGAGCTCACCGGCGACCGCAACAACGCCGGCGGAAACATCACCGGCGCGGGCGGCAACGGCGGTCCCCAGCTCAACGCCAACAACGAGGATAGCTCGGACTCCGGCGCGGCAGCCTCGGACCGACCCCCGGCGTCGGCCAGCAGCAACGAGCACGAGAACGAGCCCGAGCATCCACCCACGCCCAACTACATGGCCGACAGCAAACTCTTCGCCTCGACGCCCGGTAGCTTCAACTTTAGCATGGCCGCGCTCACCGATCACACGCCGCTATCAG TGAAATTTCCAGGCTTGGGCCACGGACTACAGACGCCGGACCTGGCCGGAACTTCGCAAG CAATGCGACTGTCACACCCGTTACACGGCAGTCTCCTGCCCCCGGGCGTCTGCTATACCTGCGACGTATGCGGCAAGACCCTCTCGACGAAGCTGACGCTCAAGCGGCACAAGGAGCAGCAGCACTTCCAGCCGCTGAACAGCGCCGTCTGCGCCCTCTGCCACAAGGTCTTCAGGACCCTGAACAGCCTCAACAACCACAAGAGCATCTACCATCGGCGGCAGAAATAG
- the LOC100115257 gene encoding broad-complex core protein isoforms 1/2/3/4/5 isoform X5, whose protein sequence is MVDTQHFCLRWNNYQSSITSAFENLRDDEDFVDVTLACDGKSLKAHRVVLSACSPYFRELLKSTPCKHPVIVLQDVAFSDLHALVEFIYHGEVNVHQRSLSSFLKTAEVLRVSGLTQQADQTDRDELSHVRALAAGAPIGGVGGGGGNHLPPHDKLGDEGFPRGGSPPTPVTPTPTTVQQLLRRAQIRRNERHTPDPHDDSAKRQRVLSPPLNNNDATPTDFSMVKNNHKIEGNGLHEENGPLEDGIKCEPLELTGDRNNAGGNITGAGGNGGPQLNANNEDSSDSGAAASDRPPASASSNEHENEPEHPPTPNYMADSKLFASTPGSFNFSMAALTDHTPLSVKFPGLGHGLQTPDLAGTSQDQEDGARLDDSDDDELHRRPRHAERAKRTFCDVCRKSFSRAWSLPRHMADTHFYVPQSLACNLCGRSYKSRNSLVSRKSQYHGKRDRKPAALAY, encoded by the exons ATGGTAGATACACAACACTTTTGCCTGCGATGGAATAATTACCAGAGCAGCATCACATCGGCATTCGAGAACCTGCGAGATGACGAGGACTTCGTCGACGTCACACTTGCCTGCGATGGCAAGAGCCTCAAAGCACACCGGGTCGTCCTCTCGGCCTGCAGCCCCTACTTCAGGGAGCTTCTCAAG AGCACACCGTGCAAGCATCCGGTGATAGTACTGCAGGACGTTGCATTCAGCGACCTGCACGCCCTGGTCGAGTTCATCTACCACGGCGAAGTAAACGTCCACCAGCGCTCTCTCAGTAGCTTCCTGAAAACCGCCGAGGTTCTCAGGGTATCCGGACTCACGCAACAGGCCGATCAGACCGACAGGGATGAG CTGTCGCACGTGCGAGCTCTCGCTGCCGGAGCGCCGATCGGCGGCgtcggcggtggcggcggcaaTCACCTGCCTCCACACGACAAGCTCGGCGACGAGGGCTTCCCCCGGGGTGGCTCGCCGCCGACGCCCGTGACGCCGACGCCCACGACGGTCCAGCAGCTGCTGCGTCGCGCCCAGATTCGCCGCAACGAAAGGCACACGCCCGATCCCCACGACGACTCGGCCAAGCGGCAGCGGGTCCTGTCGCCGCCTCTGAACAACAACGACGCGACCCCTACCGACTTCTCCATGGTCAAGAACAACCACAAGATCGAGGGCAACGGCCTTCACGAGGAGAACGGTCCGCTCGAGGACGGCATCAAGTGCGAGCCACTCGAGCTCACCGGCGACCGCAACAACGCCGGCGGAAACATCACCGGCGCGGGCGGCAACGGCGGTCCCCAGCTCAACGCCAACAACGAGGATAGCTCGGACTCCGGCGCGGCAGCCTCGGACCGACCCCCGGCGTCGGCCAGCAGCAACGAGCACGAGAACGAGCCCGAGCATCCACCCACGCCCAACTACATGGCCGACAGCAAACTCTTCGCCTCGACGCCCGGTAGCTTCAACTTTAGCATGGCCGCGCTCACCGATCACACGCCGCTATCAG TGAAATTTCCAGGCTTGGGCCACGGACTACAGACGCCGGACCTGGCCGGAACTTCGCAAG ACCAGGAGGACGGGGCTCGTCTCGACGACAGCGACGATGACGAGCTGCATCGTCGTCCTCGTCATGCCGAGCGAGCCAAGAGAACCTTCTGCGACGTCTGCAGGAAGAGCTTCTCGAGGGCCTGGTCGCTCCCGAGACACATGGCTGACACGCACTTCTACGTGCCCCAGTCGCTCGCCTGCAATCTGTGCGGCAGGAGTTACAAGTCTCGCAACAGTCTCGTCAGCCGCAAGAGTCAGTATCACGGGAAGAGGGACAGGAAGCCGGCAGCTCTCGCCTACTGA
- the LOC100115257 gene encoding broad-complex core protein isoform X10 — protein MVDTQHFCLRWNNYQSSITSAFENLRDDEDFVDVTLACDGKSLKAHRVVLSACSPYFRELLKSTPCKHPVIVLQDVAFSDLHALVEFIYHGEVNVHQRSLSSFLKTAEVLRVSGLTQQADQTDRDELSHVRALAAGAPIGGVGGGGGNHLPPHDKLGDEGFPRGGSPPTPVTPTPTTVQQLLRRAQIRRNERHTPDPHDDSAKRQRVLSPPLNNNDATPTDFSMVKNNHKIEGNGLHEENGPLEDGIKCEPLELTGDRNNAGGNITGAGGNGGPQLNANNEDSSDSGAAASDRPPASASSNEHENEPEHPPTPNYMADSKLFASTPGSFNFSMAALTDHTPLSGLGHGLQTPDLAGTSQGPPSAILAMRLSHPLHGSLLPPGVCYTCDVCGKTLSTKLTLKRHKEQQHFQPLNSAVCALCHKVFRTLNSLNNHKSIYHRRQK, from the exons ATGGTAGATACACAACACTTTTGCCTGCGATGGAATAATTACCAGAGCAGCATCACATCGGCATTCGAGAACCTGCGAGATGACGAGGACTTCGTCGACGTCACACTTGCCTGCGATGGCAAGAGCCTCAAAGCACACCGGGTCGTCCTCTCGGCCTGCAGCCCCTACTTCAGGGAGCTTCTCAAG AGCACACCGTGCAAGCATCCGGTGATAGTACTGCAGGACGTTGCATTCAGCGACCTGCACGCCCTGGTCGAGTTCATCTACCACGGCGAAGTAAACGTCCACCAGCGCTCTCTCAGTAGCTTCCTGAAAACCGCCGAGGTTCTCAGGGTATCCGGACTCACGCAACAGGCCGATCAGACCGACAGGGATGAG CTGTCGCACGTGCGAGCTCTCGCTGCCGGAGCGCCGATCGGCGGCgtcggcggtggcggcggcaaTCACCTGCCTCCACACGACAAGCTCGGCGACGAGGGCTTCCCCCGGGGTGGCTCGCCGCCGACGCCCGTGACGCCGACGCCCACGACGGTCCAGCAGCTGCTGCGTCGCGCCCAGATTCGCCGCAACGAAAGGCACACGCCCGATCCCCACGACGACTCGGCCAAGCGGCAGCGGGTCCTGTCGCCGCCTCTGAACAACAACGACGCGACCCCTACCGACTTCTCCATGGTCAAGAACAACCACAAGATCGAGGGCAACGGCCTTCACGAGGAGAACGGTCCGCTCGAGGACGGCATCAAGTGCGAGCCACTCGAGCTCACCGGCGACCGCAACAACGCCGGCGGAAACATCACCGGCGCGGGCGGCAACGGCGGTCCCCAGCTCAACGCCAACAACGAGGATAGCTCGGACTCCGGCGCGGCAGCCTCGGACCGACCCCCGGCGTCGGCCAGCAGCAACGAGCACGAGAACGAGCCCGAGCATCCACCCACGCCCAACTACATGGCCGACAGCAAACTCTTCGCCTCGACGCCCGGTAGCTTCAACTTTAGCATGGCCGCGCTCACCGATCACACGCCGCTATCAG GCTTGGGCCACGGACTACAGACGCCGGACCTGGCCGGAACTTCGCAAG GACCGCCTTCTGCGATCCTAGCAATGCGACTGTCACACCCGTTACACGGCAGTCTCCTGCCCCCGGGCGTCTGCTATACCTGCGACGTATGCGGCAAGACCCTCTCGACGAAGCTGACGCTCAAGCGGCACAAGGAGCAGCAGCACTTCCAGCCGCTGAACAGCGCCGTCTGCGCCCTCTGCCACAAGGTCTTCAGGACCCTGAACAGCCTCAACAACCACAAGAGCATCTACCATCGGCGGCAGAAATAG
- the LOC100115257 gene encoding broad-complex core protein isoform X12 gives MVDTQHFCLRWNNYQSSITSAFENLRDDEDFVDVTLACDGKSLKAHRVVLSACSPYFRELLKSTPCKHPVIVLQDVAFSDLHALVEFIYHGEVNVHQRSLSSFLKTAEVLRVSGLTQQADQTDRDELSHVRALAAGAPIGGVGGGGGNHLPPHDKLGDEGFPRGGSPPTPVTPTPTTVQQLLRRAQIRRNERHTPDPHDDSAKRQRVLSPPLNNNDATPTDFSMVKNNHKIEGNGLHEENGPLEDGIKCEPLELTGDRNNAGGNITGAGGNGGPQLNANNEDSSDSGAAASDRPPASASSNEHENEPEHPPTPNYMADSKLFASTPGSFNFSMAALTDHTPLSGLGHGLQTPDLAGTSQAMRLSHPLHGSLLPPGVCYTCDVCGKTLSTKLTLKRHKEQQHFQPLNSAVCALCHKVFRTLNSLNNHKSIYHRRQK, from the exons ATGGTAGATACACAACACTTTTGCCTGCGATGGAATAATTACCAGAGCAGCATCACATCGGCATTCGAGAACCTGCGAGATGACGAGGACTTCGTCGACGTCACACTTGCCTGCGATGGCAAGAGCCTCAAAGCACACCGGGTCGTCCTCTCGGCCTGCAGCCCCTACTTCAGGGAGCTTCTCAAG AGCACACCGTGCAAGCATCCGGTGATAGTACTGCAGGACGTTGCATTCAGCGACCTGCACGCCCTGGTCGAGTTCATCTACCACGGCGAAGTAAACGTCCACCAGCGCTCTCTCAGTAGCTTCCTGAAAACCGCCGAGGTTCTCAGGGTATCCGGACTCACGCAACAGGCCGATCAGACCGACAGGGATGAG CTGTCGCACGTGCGAGCTCTCGCTGCCGGAGCGCCGATCGGCGGCgtcggcggtggcggcggcaaTCACCTGCCTCCACACGACAAGCTCGGCGACGAGGGCTTCCCCCGGGGTGGCTCGCCGCCGACGCCCGTGACGCCGACGCCCACGACGGTCCAGCAGCTGCTGCGTCGCGCCCAGATTCGCCGCAACGAAAGGCACACGCCCGATCCCCACGACGACTCGGCCAAGCGGCAGCGGGTCCTGTCGCCGCCTCTGAACAACAACGACGCGACCCCTACCGACTTCTCCATGGTCAAGAACAACCACAAGATCGAGGGCAACGGCCTTCACGAGGAGAACGGTCCGCTCGAGGACGGCATCAAGTGCGAGCCACTCGAGCTCACCGGCGACCGCAACAACGCCGGCGGAAACATCACCGGCGCGGGCGGCAACGGCGGTCCCCAGCTCAACGCCAACAACGAGGATAGCTCGGACTCCGGCGCGGCAGCCTCGGACCGACCCCCGGCGTCGGCCAGCAGCAACGAGCACGAGAACGAGCCCGAGCATCCACCCACGCCCAACTACATGGCCGACAGCAAACTCTTCGCCTCGACGCCCGGTAGCTTCAACTTTAGCATGGCCGCGCTCACCGATCACACGCCGCTATCAG GCTTGGGCCACGGACTACAGACGCCGGACCTGGCCGGAACTTCGCAAG CAATGCGACTGTCACACCCGTTACACGGCAGTCTCCTGCCCCCGGGCGTCTGCTATACCTGCGACGTATGCGGCAAGACCCTCTCGACGAAGCTGACGCTCAAGCGGCACAAGGAGCAGCAGCACTTCCAGCCGCTGAACAGCGCCGTCTGCGCCCTCTGCCACAAGGTCTTCAGGACCCTGAACAGCCTCAACAACCACAAGAGCATCTACCATCGGCGGCAGAAATAG